The region CAACATCTTTATTGGATTCAACAGCATCAATCACCGCGTCAGAAACAGGCCCTTTGTGCCAATTCTTTGAGCATTCTGTGATCTTATCTTTTGTAATTTCCGTCATGAGGCACCTCCAGTATTTTGATAAACTTTTTCCACTTATGACATCAGGTCGGCTTTTGCGGCTTCCCACATTTCCTTAGTGACGAAATGTGTGTGATGCCAGTCATTATTATCTTCGAAGAAAGATACGCCCTTACCTTTAACGGTTTTTGCGATAACGACCAGCGGTTTGTTCTTGGGCATTCTCTTGTCAGACAAAACGGTAAGCAGCTGCTCAATATTATGCCCGTCGATTTCTTCGACTTCCCATCCAAAAGCCCGCCATTTATCGGCGAAATTTCCCATGTCACAAATGGTGCGTGATTCGTGATCACACTGCATTCCGTTGTCATCAACGATCACGACCAGGTTATCAAGTCCGTACTGAGCAGAAGCAAGCGCGCACTCCCACACCTGACCTTCATTGCATTCGCCGTTGCCAACCAAAACGAATGTGCGATAGCTTTTCTTGTCGATCTTTCCGGCAAGGGCGACACCAGCGCCTATTGAAATTCCCTGGCCGAGGCTTCCCGTCGAAGCCTC is a window of Candidatus Hydrogenedentota bacterium DNA encoding:
- a CDS encoding transketolase, with the protein product MKTWDERVKEVQEKCKLVRRYAFEMTVEVEGGVHFGPAYSLIDIVGALYFDIMKFDPQNPTWEDRDRFILSKGHGCAGLYPALALAGFFPLEDLKKYGEHASFLGMQPEMSVEHGIEASTGSLGQGISIGAGVALAGKIDKKSYRTFVLVGNGECNEGQVWECALASAQYGLDNLVVIVDDNGMQCDHESRTICDMGNFADKWRAFGWEVEEIDGHNIEQLLTVLSDKRMPKNKPLVVIAKTVKGKGVSFFEDNNDWHHTHFVTKEMWEAAKADLMS